A DNA window from Chryseobacterium sp. MEBOG06 contains the following coding sequences:
- a CDS encoding Gfo/Idh/MocA family protein encodes MSEKIKFAVVGCGHIGKRHAEMVSRNAECELVALIDVKDKSSLGIENYEVPFFTSLDGFLNSGIEVDVINIASPNGFHFEQSYKAISAGKHIVVEKPMALNKQHAEKLIFQALHKHKQVFAVMQNRYSPPSAWVKEMVESGKLGKIFMVQLNCYWNRDDRYYKPESWHGKLELDGGTLFTQFSHFIDIMYWLFGDITNIQAKFADFNHKDLTDFEDSGFVSFDFVNGGMGSINYSTSVWNQNLESSMTIIAENGAVKIGGQYMDKVEVCNVKDYVMPELPPTNPGNDYGAYKGSAANHHYIIENVVDVIKGRNTITTNALEGLKVVDIIERIYELKN; translated from the coding sequence ATGTCTGAAAAAATAAAATTTGCCGTTGTAGGCTGTGGGCATATCGGAAAAAGACATGCAGAAATGGTGTCGAGAAATGCCGAATGTGAATTGGTGGCTTTAATTGATGTAAAAGATAAATCCTCTTTAGGAATTGAGAATTATGAGGTGCCGTTTTTTACGTCATTAGATGGATTTCTTAATTCAGGGATTGAAGTAGACGTTATCAATATTGCTTCACCAAATGGTTTTCACTTTGAACAGTCTTATAAAGCAATATCAGCAGGAAAACACATAGTGGTTGAAAAGCCGATGGCACTTAATAAACAACATGCCGAAAAGCTTATTTTTCAAGCCTTACACAAACATAAGCAGGTTTTTGCGGTAATGCAGAACCGTTATTCTCCTCCTTCTGCATGGGTGAAGGAAATGGTAGAAAGCGGAAAACTTGGTAAAATATTCATGGTGCAGCTTAACTGTTATTGGAATCGTGATGACAGATATTATAAGCCGGAATCTTGGCATGGAAAATTGGAGTTGGATGGAGGTACTTTATTTACACAGTTCTCGCATTTTATTGATATCATGTATTGGCTATTTGGCGATATTACCAATATCCAGGCTAAGTTTGCAGACTTTAATCACAAAGATCTTACAGATTTTGAAGACTCAGGTTTTGTAAGTTTTGATTTTGTGAATGGAGGAATGGGATCTATTAATTATTCTACATCCGTTTGGAATCAGAACCTTGAAAGTTCAATGACTATCATTGCCGAGAATGGCGCAGTGAAAATTGGAGGACAATACATGGATAAAGTGGAAGTTTGTAACGTAAAAGATTATGTAATGCCGGAATTACCACCTACAAACCCAGGTAACGACTACGGTGCATACAAAGGTTCCGCTGCTAATCACCATTACATTATTGAAAATGTTGTGGATGTGATTAAAGGGAGAAATACGATTACTACAAATGCTCTGGAAGGATTAAAAGTTGTAGATATTATCGAAAGAATTTACGAGCTGAAAAACTAG
- a CDS encoding 3-oxoacyl-ACP synthase III family protein → MGAQIKKIEYVFPEIVVTNEDLKKDFPDYDFERFEEKVGIQKRYIVSENETGLDLAEKACNKLFESFDKQKIDYILYCTQSPEYFLPTTACILQDKLGLRTDIGALDFNLGCSGFTYGVNLANALISSGQVENVLLVTAETYSKFIHPKDKTNRSIFGDAAAATLISKTENDNILKFKFGTDGSGYDKLIIKNGCSRFPLDPGAEEIEYGTDNVYTDNHLYMNGPEIFNFTTKAIPNFVKEIMQENRMDIGQVDQFVFHQANSFMLDFLRKRIKIDKENFYNDLSNGGNTVSCTIPIALKRYTDSLDEDKELTLGIVGFGVGLSWSGGIIKINNKL, encoded by the coding sequence ATGGGAGCACAAATAAAAAAAATAGAATATGTATTTCCTGAAATTGTAGTTACCAATGAAGATCTGAAAAAAGATTTTCCGGATTACGATTTTGAAAGGTTTGAAGAGAAAGTAGGTATTCAAAAAAGATATATTGTAAGCGAAAACGAAACCGGTTTAGATCTTGCTGAGAAAGCATGTAATAAATTGTTTGAAAGTTTTGATAAGCAAAAGATAGACTACATTCTATATTGTACACAAAGTCCCGAATACTTTTTGCCAACTACAGCTTGTATTCTTCAGGATAAATTAGGTTTAAGAACAGATATAGGTGCATTGGATTTTAACCTAGGATGTTCTGGTTTTACCTATGGAGTGAATTTAGCAAATGCTCTTATCTCTTCAGGTCAGGTAGAAAATGTCTTATTGGTTACTGCCGAAACCTATTCAAAATTTATACATCCGAAAGATAAAACAAACAGGTCTATATTTGGCGATGCTGCAGCTGCAACACTTATCAGTAAAACTGAAAATGATAATATTTTAAAGTTTAAATTTGGTACGGACGGTTCTGGGTACGATAAATTGATTATCAAAAACGGTTGCAGTAGATTTCCTTTAGATCCTGGCGCAGAAGAAATTGAGTATGGCACTGATAATGTATATACAGATAATCATTTGTATATGAACGGTCCTGAAATTTTTAACTTTACGACCAAAGCCATTCCTAATTTTGTGAAAGAAATTATGCAAGAAAATAGGATGGATATAGGGCAGGTTGATCAGTTTGTTTTCCACCAAGCCAATTCTTTTATGTTAGATTTTCTCAGAAAAAGAATTAAAATAGATAAGGAAAACTTCTATAATGATCTTTCAAACGGGGGAAATACAGTGTCATGTACCATCCCGATTGCTTTAAAAAGATATACAGACAGTCTGGATGAAGATAAAGAGCTTACCCTCGGAATTGTAGGATTTGGGGTAGGGTTATCTTGGTCAGGCGGAATAATTAAAATAAATAATAAACTTTAA
- a CDS encoding 3-oxoacyl-ACP synthase III family protein, translating into MFQEFNNVSIDYISSSVPIHTVGNSFFSTLLTEKEIRVFEKTVGIKERRWAHKDVTASDLGFAAAEEILKLVDKNEIKSLIFLSQTSDYKIPFTSNILQDRLGLQQEILCFDINAGCAGFVQGLSTAFSIASTLREGEKVLLIIGETLSKILSPTDKSTNMLFGDAASAILVSKRGSADKSYFNFFSDGANHEAIIIPEGGYRKSITKDSFDSENESNLYLNMNGAKVFDFTLREVAPSIKKIQEESSVDLSEIDGFFFHQSNRFIIKQISSILGIDTHKVPINIERFGNTSGVTIPLLITTNLDLLTNKSRVLCSGYGSGLSWGNCIINLSETKILPLKEI; encoded by the coding sequence ATGTTTCAGGAGTTTAATAATGTTTCGATAGATTATATCAGTTCCAGTGTTCCGATTCATACAGTAGGGAATTCTTTTTTTTCAACATTGTTAACAGAAAAAGAAATAAGAGTTTTTGAAAAAACAGTTGGAATCAAAGAGAGAAGATGGGCTCATAAAGATGTGACAGCATCAGATCTGGGATTTGCAGCTGCAGAAGAAATACTAAAGCTGGTTGACAAAAATGAGATTAAAAGTCTTATTTTTCTTTCACAGACCTCAGATTACAAAATTCCCTTTACATCCAATATTCTGCAAGACAGATTGGGATTACAACAGGAAATTTTATGTTTTGATATCAATGCTGGTTGTGCAGGTTTTGTTCAGGGATTGAGCACGGCTTTTTCCATTGCTTCCACTTTAAGAGAAGGAGAAAAAGTATTATTGATCATCGGAGAAACCCTGTCAAAGATTTTGTCACCTACTGATAAAAGTACCAACATGCTGTTTGGTGATGCTGCCTCCGCTATTTTGGTTTCAAAAAGAGGGAGTGCCGATAAGTCATATTTCAATTTCTTTTCAGACGGAGCTAATCATGAAGCTATTATAATTCCTGAAGGAGGTTATAGAAAAAGTATTACAAAAGATAGTTTTGATTCTGAAAATGAATCAAATCTTTATCTCAATATGAATGGAGCAAAGGTTTTTGATTTTACATTAAGAGAAGTAGCTCCTAGTATTAAAAAAATTCAGGAGGAATCATCAGTAGACTTATCGGAAATTGATGGTTTCTTCTTTCATCAGTCCAATAGATTTATCATTAAGCAGATAAGCTCTATATTGGGAATTGATACTCATAAAGTCCCGATAAATATTGAACGTTTCGGAAATACAAGTGGAGTAACCATTCCGTTGCTGATCACAACTAATTTAGATCTGCTTACTAATAAAAGCAGAGTTCTATGCAGCGGCTATGGTTCAGGCTTGTCCTGGGGAAACTGTATCATTAATTTATCAGAAACTAAAATTTTACCATTAAAAGAAATATAA
- the asnB gene encoding asparagine synthase (glutamine-hydrolyzing), which yields MCGIAGIISQNREILTYQQLKKMTDAIEHRGPDGEGQWINDNNGVGLGHRRLSIIDLSDAGSQPMHYLDRYSIVFNGEIYNYIEIREFLKTKGYTFVSDSDTEVLMANFDYKREKCLEDFDGMFSFALWDKKEQILFCARDRFGEKPFFYHQSNNNFYFGSEMKALWSVGVPRETNNRMLFNYWHFGYINNSNDLSETFYKNIFLLEPSHYMIVDPNGKIVKKQKYWDIDYKNQLDTIDFNEAKDTFFRLFETSISRRLRSDVAVGTSLSGGLDSSSTVCMINHMKINNVEQKTFSARFPNFIKDESVYIDKVLNSVNAKGISCFPTIESMVANVQEIIHHQEEPFGTLSIAAQYEVMKLARDNNVIVLLDGQGADEYLCGYHGLIDSFFIELKKKDKKLYKQQLEIYKEVHASNQINSISRRLRMSFLKEKLSDAQIDKLLGIKSGIDNFTKKDAKKDLYSKYKNEQFERKYSATSLNEMLYHATFRGGLQELLRYADRNSMAHSLEVRLPFLSHELVEFVFTLPSTCKVNNGFSKYILREAMNDVVPKDIVWRKDKIGYEPPNKNEVNGVPLKNYLINEFKI from the coding sequence ATGTGTGGAATCGCAGGAATTATAAGTCAAAATAGAGAAATTTTAACTTACCAGCAATTAAAAAAAATGACAGATGCCATTGAGCATCGTGGACCAGACGGAGAAGGGCAATGGATCAATGATAACAACGGAGTAGGACTGGGACATAGGAGACTATCTATCATAGATCTCTCCGATGCCGGTAGTCAGCCAATGCATTATTTGGACAGATATAGCATCGTTTTCAATGGTGAAATATATAATTACATAGAAATTAGAGAATTTTTAAAAACAAAAGGATACACTTTTGTTTCAGATTCCGATACAGAAGTATTGATGGCTAATTTCGATTATAAAAGAGAAAAATGCCTTGAAGATTTTGATGGTATGTTTTCATTTGCTCTTTGGGATAAAAAAGAACAGATTTTATTCTGTGCTAGGGATAGATTTGGTGAAAAACCATTTTTTTATCACCAGAGTAATAATAACTTTTATTTTGGATCGGAAATGAAAGCTCTTTGGAGTGTAGGGGTTCCAAGAGAAACCAACAATAGAATGCTGTTCAACTATTGGCATTTCGGATATATTAATAATTCAAATGATCTATCCGAAACGTTCTATAAAAATATATTTTTGCTTGAACCAAGCCACTATATGATTGTAGATCCCAATGGGAAAATAGTAAAAAAACAAAAGTATTGGGATATTGATTATAAAAATCAATTAGATACAATTGATTTTAATGAGGCTAAAGATACTTTCTTCAGATTATTTGAAACCTCTATAAGCAGAAGACTTCGTTCGGACGTTGCAGTCGGAACAAGTTTGTCCGGAGGTCTGGATAGTTCTTCAACAGTTTGTATGATTAATCATATGAAAATTAATAATGTTGAGCAAAAGACTTTTTCCGCCCGTTTTCCCAATTTTATCAAAGATGAATCTGTTTATATCGATAAAGTTTTAAACAGTGTAAATGCAAAGGGAATAAGCTGTTTTCCAACTATTGAAAGCATGGTTGCCAATGTTCAGGAAATTATTCATCACCAGGAAGAACCTTTTGGAACATTAAGTATTGCAGCTCAGTATGAAGTAATGAAATTGGCGAGAGACAATAATGTTATCGTTTTATTAGATGGGCAGGGAGCAGATGAATACCTATGTGGATATCATGGACTAATTGATTCTTTCTTTATCGAATTAAAGAAAAAAGACAAAAAATTATATAAACAGCAATTAGAGATCTATAAGGAAGTACATGCTTCCAATCAGATTAATAGCATTTCTAGAAGATTAAGAATGAGTTTCCTAAAGGAAAAACTTTCTGATGCTCAGATCGATAAATTGTTAGGAATAAAATCAGGAATAGATAACTTTACCAAAAAGGATGCTAAAAAAGATCTTTATTCTAAATATAAAAACGAACAGTTCGAAAGAAAATACAGTGCTACATCATTAAATGAAATGCTTTATCACGCAACATTCAGAGGCGGTTTGCAAGAATTATTAAGGTATGCAGATAGAAACTCTATGGCACACTCTTTAGAAGTACGACTACCGTTTTTATCTCATGAATTAGTAGAATTCGTGTTTACTCTACCATCTACATGTAAAGTAAATAATGGATTCTCTAAATACATACTTAGAGAAGCAATGAACGATGTTGTGCCAAAAGATATCGTTTGGAGAAAAGATAAAATAGGTTATGAACCACCTAATAAAAATGAAGTAAACGGAGTTCCGTTGAAAAATTATTTGATCAATGAATTTAAAATTTAA
- a CDS encoding sugar transferase: MYKNFIKRIIDFVSAFLGFLILSPIFIIVTIGLYFANSGKPFFFQKRPGKNGKIFSIIKFKTMNDKKDPQGNLLSDADRLTAIGSFVRKTSLDEIPQLINVLKGDMSLIGPRPLLPKYLSLYNQFQARRHEVRPGITGWAQVNGRNSISWEKKFDYDVWYVDNISLGLDIKIILLTIKKVFKSEGITQENNATAEEFKGSK, encoded by the coding sequence ATGTATAAAAATTTTATAAAGAGGATAATAGATTTTGTGAGTGCCTTTTTGGGATTCCTCATTTTAAGCCCTATTTTTATAATTGTAACGATTGGGTTATATTTTGCAAATAGCGGGAAACCCTTTTTCTTTCAGAAAAGGCCCGGAAAAAATGGAAAAATTTTTAGTATTATCAAGTTTAAAACAATGAATGATAAAAAAGACCCTCAAGGGAATCTTTTATCAGATGCAGATAGACTTACCGCGATAGGATCATTCGTAAGAAAAACGTCATTGGATGAAATACCTCAGTTGATAAATGTTTTAAAAGGAGATATGTCCCTTATTGGACCACGCCCTCTTTTACCAAAATACTTATCTTTGTATAACCAATTTCAAGCGAGAAGGCACGAAGTAAGACCAGGAATCACGGGCTGGGCACAGGTAAATGGACGAAATTCTATTTCCTGGGAGAAAAAATTTGATTATGATGTGTGGTATGTTGACAATATTAGTTTAGGCTTAGATATAAAAATTATTTTATTAACAATAAAAAAAGTCTTTAAATCTGAAGGGATTACTCAGGAAAATAATGCTACGGCAGAAGAATTTAAAGGATCAAAATAA
- a CDS encoding lipopolysaccharide biosynthesis protein — protein MVEKILSLLKKPAILYSIANMLFLSTIFLADVIVARTYSLEQVGGWKQLILLVQFTATLLSFGFIEGFRYNIAKHHDKIKELLGTTIFIFILISSVIFIFLSIDTFSKTFGELLGINVIIKAGFLIPLLYFLLSANGVYLQICLSIGKIKVILISMVVFCIVLAATLFTFLINDIFDFQLNIFLPFLLALGLQLTTYVVILKIYPQINMSKINVSMMLKYGFPLFIATYLGMFTLHIDKVIINKIGGLSEFAIYSIGALEIPFAGLITKSIVSVSYPIIVKHVENDEIDKGTDIWLHDIKKASYFIFPLVFACILFSKQIILGLFGDRYAAAVPVFEGYCLILLWRNATYGTILSIKGKTNYITLVSLISLLANIILIYFFYHMWGIMGIVRALFCSVSIWNLTSLYFEKNLKRYFSLYKDKWMFGLILAIFVLYFFKQWYH, from the coding sequence ATGGTTGAAAAAATATTAAGTCTGCTAAAAAAGCCTGCAATTTTATATTCAATTGCCAATATGCTTTTTTTGTCTACTATTTTTTTAGCAGATGTTATCGTTGCAAGAACCTATTCTTTAGAACAGGTGGGTGGTTGGAAACAGCTTATATTACTTGTACAATTTACTGCTACACTCTTATCTTTTGGATTTATTGAGGGGTTTAGATATAACATTGCTAAACATCACGATAAAATAAAAGAACTTTTAGGAACAACGATATTTATTTTTATATTAATAAGTAGCGTTATTTTTATATTTTTAAGTATTGATACTTTTTCAAAAACATTCGGAGAATTATTAGGGATAAATGTTATAATAAAAGCGGGTTTTTTGATTCCGCTTCTATATTTCTTACTTTCGGCTAATGGCGTTTATTTGCAGATTTGCCTATCCATAGGTAAAATTAAGGTAATATTAATTTCAATGGTTGTTTTCTGCATTGTATTGGCAGCTACTCTTTTTACATTTTTGATAAATGATATTTTTGATTTTCAACTTAATATATTTTTACCTTTTTTATTAGCATTGGGTCTACAGTTAACTACTTATGTGGTTATTCTTAAAATTTATCCACAGATTAATATGAGTAAAATAAATGTTTCTATGATGCTTAAATATGGTTTCCCATTATTTATAGCTACTTATTTAGGAATGTTTACTTTGCATATAGATAAGGTCATTATTAACAAAATCGGAGGATTAAGTGAATTCGCTATTTATTCTATAGGAGCACTGGAAATTCCTTTTGCAGGATTAATAACAAAATCAATAGTAAGTGTCAGCTATCCTATCATTGTAAAACATGTCGAAAATGATGAGATTGATAAAGGGACAGATATTTGGCTTCATGATATTAAAAAAGCATCCTATTTTATTTTTCCTTTAGTCTTTGCATGCATATTATTTTCTAAACAGATTATTTTAGGATTATTTGGTGATAGATATGCTGCCGCTGTTCCCGTATTTGAGGGATACTGCCTAATATTACTTTGGAGAAATGCTACATATGGCACTATCTTGTCGATTAAAGGAAAGACAAATTATATTACTCTTGTATCTTTAATATCGCTGTTGGCAAATATTATTCTTATTTATTTTTTCTACCACATGTGGGGAATTATGGGTATTGTAAGAGCTTTATTTTGCTCAGTTTCAATTTGGAATCTTACTAGCTTATATTTTGAAAAGAATTTGAAAAGGTATTTCTCTTTATATAAAGATAAGTGGATGTTTGGATTAATATTAGCCATTTTTGTATTATATTTTTTCAAACAATGGTATCATTAA
- a CDS encoding acyl carrier protein, producing MNIADFTSQLQEELELEIDLTPETDLSQLEEWDSMAAMILIGFVSDNFGVLLNGDDIAKITTVNSLVEKIGEDKFD from the coding sequence ATGAATATTGCAGATTTTACATCACAATTACAGGAAGAATTAGAATTGGAAATTGATTTGACTCCGGAAACGGATCTTTCTCAATTAGAAGAATGGGACTCTATGGCAGCGATGATCCTTATCGGTTTTGTATCAGATAACTTTGGAGTATTGTTAAACGGTGATGATATTGCTAAAATTACAACAGTAAATTCTTTAGTTGAAAAAATCGGAGAAGATAAATTTGATTAA
- a CDS encoding glycosyltransferase — translation MSIIKILLATYNGEKYITSQINSILNQNGVEVDIVISDDSSKDKTIEIISQNYPQIRINQNIPGTGSAANNFLKMVDNLNFNENFDYVAFCDQDDIWLPEKMESAVNFLKKENAQLYCSNLTKWEESDNSLSVLKKDFPKKKYDYLFEGGSAGCTYVFTKDFALNLQKFLKKADNINWKAFSHDWLVYFFARTHKYNVVIDSNSYIHYRIHASNVHGHLNKMSFNTIKEKSSEVLNGYYQKHIQNYIQYIDKDTEEYKIYEQFLGSYFQRNFTILKYNTQLMRDNKKLMIFVVLNLLKFR, via the coding sequence ATGTCAATAATTAAGATTCTTCTCGCAACGTATAACGGAGAAAAGTATATTACAAGTCAAATTAACTCCATTCTTAACCAAAATGGAGTTGAGGTGGATATTGTAATAAGTGATGATAGCAGTAAGGATAAAACCATTGAAATCATTTCCCAAAATTATCCCCAAATCAGGATAAACCAAAATATTCCGGGAACAGGTTCTGCAGCAAATAATTTTCTGAAAATGGTTGATAATTTGAATTTTAATGAAAATTTTGATTATGTTGCATTTTGCGACCAGGATGATATCTGGTTACCGGAGAAGATGGAATCGGCAGTCAACTTCCTTAAGAAAGAAAATGCACAGTTATATTGCTCAAATCTTACCAAATGGGAAGAATCAGACAATTCTTTAAGTGTATTGAAAAAAGATTTCCCCAAAAAAAAATATGATTATCTTTTTGAAGGTGGTAGCGCTGGCTGTACTTATGTTTTCACTAAAGATTTTGCTTTAAATCTTCAAAAATTTCTAAAAAAAGCAGATAATATAAATTGGAAAGCATTTTCACATGATTGGCTGGTATATTTCTTTGCAAGAACGCATAAGTATAATGTTGTTATAGATTCAAATTCTTATATACACTATAGAATCCATGCTTCTAATGTTCATGGCCATCTAAATAAAATGTCTTTCAATACGATCAAAGAAAAATCATCAGAAGTATTGAACGGGTACTACCAAAAACACATTCAAAATTATATACAATATATCGATAAGGATACAGAAGAATATAAAATTTACGAACAATTTTTGGGGAGTTATTTTCAAAGAAATTTTACAATATTAAAATATAATACGCAGTTAATGAGGGACAATAAAAAATTGATGATTTTTGTTGTACTTAATTTATTAAAATTTAGATAG
- a CDS encoding glycosyltransferase family 4 protein, translated as MKVCYLTWGETPRSYGVFGSQVLGQFVANTDEIKNGSFYFISGVPVIHSGHIREKGKYKEEIQKVKQKLGKINFISTPIFAVQSVAYMHRFLFNFLFHGAESFLAKHLKSIKPDIIHCRGYGATWLALKIKKKYNLNYKVIFDARGLFPEEYALKNKYTQPNKNYLFLKKMEKQLLTEADVTIVVSDTMAQSYEEIGAKSIEKIYLSVDTESLNSTAGNSNNEVVYCYLGALTQTTWHTINDLLELYTELRKKTPNCKLKIITTSSHEAIKEVFAKIPQDEIILTSTKNTNELKEELSDVSFGLLPYRKSTSSFEDAVGYSILGTKTVEFTAMGIPVIVNKECGGASVLTKKYDLGITYSPKTFEELTVENINRYINDGKATERSNVAKDLFDYKKNAERYRKLYQKLTGV; from the coding sequence ATGAAAGTATGTTATTTGACTTGGGGGGAAACTCCAAGATCATATGGAGTCTTTGGGTCACAGGTTTTAGGACAGTTTGTGGCTAATACGGATGAAATAAAAAATGGCAGTTTTTATTTTATTTCCGGTGTACCCGTTATTCACAGTGGGCACATTAGGGAAAAAGGGAAGTATAAAGAAGAGATTCAAAAAGTTAAACAGAAATTAGGAAAAATAAACTTTATAAGTACACCCATTTTCGCAGTACAGTCTGTAGCATATATGCACAGATTTTTGTTTAATTTTTTATTTCACGGAGCAGAATCATTCCTTGCCAAGCATCTCAAATCTATAAAGCCTGATATTATACATTGCAGAGGTTATGGTGCAACATGGTTGGCTCTGAAAATAAAGAAAAAATATAATCTTAATTATAAAGTCATATTTGACGCCAGAGGTCTTTTTCCGGAAGAATATGCACTTAAAAATAAATATACCCAGCCTAATAAGAACTATTTATTTTTAAAAAAAATGGAAAAGCAGCTTCTTACTGAAGCTGATGTTACCATTGTAGTTTCGGATACCATGGCCCAATCTTACGAAGAAATTGGAGCTAAGTCAATAGAAAAAATATATTTAAGTGTAGATACGGAAAGCCTGAATTCTACTGCAGGCAATTCAAACAATGAAGTGGTCTATTGTTATCTGGGTGCCTTAACTCAGACAACTTGGCATACCATAAATGATCTGTTGGAACTGTATACGGAATTACGAAAGAAAACACCCAACTGTAAGCTGAAAATCATTACCACATCCTCGCACGAAGCTATAAAAGAAGTTTTTGCAAAAATTCCTCAAGACGAAATTATACTGACTTCAACCAAAAATACCAATGAATTGAAAGAAGAGCTTTCTGATGTGAGTTTCGGATTGCTGCCTTACCGCAAGTCTACTTCATCTTTTGAAGATGCTGTGGGGTATAGTATTTTAGGAACTAAAACTGTTGAATTTACTGCAATGGGGATTCCCGTTATAGTAAATAAGGAATGTGGAGGAGCTTCTGTTTTAACAAAAAAATATGATCTTGGCATTACATACAGTCCAAAAACATTTGAAGAACTTACTGTAGAGAATATCAATAGATATATAAACGATGGAAAAGCAACAGAACGTAGTAATGTAGCGAAAGATCTGTTTGACTACAAAAAAAACGCTGAGAGATATAGAAAATTGTATCAAAAATTAACCGGAGTATAA
- the wecB gene encoding non-hydrolyzing UDP-N-acetylglucosamine 2-epimerase produces MKLLTVLGARPQFIKASSVSREIKKHSEIEEIIVHTGQHYDTNMSDIFFEQMHIPKPNYFLGIGGTTHGAMTGQMIERIEEIVLKENPDVIMVYGDTNSTLAGAIVASKLNIKLAHVEAGLRSFNMKMPEEVNRILTDRVSNYLFCPTNKAIENLHAENYQNTNCSIIKSGDVMLDGALFYKEIATQPNFDVSGNFVLSTIHRAENTNDISRLRNIIESMDAIAEDTKVILPLHPRTKKIIQESGIPVKNITIVEPVGYLDMVWLLKNCTLVMTDSGGLQKEAYFFSKPCVTLRDETEWEELVDVGANILTGTDKNKILDAYHISKNKEIVFLDTLYGKGDASSIIIKELLK; encoded by the coding sequence ATGAAATTATTAACAGTGCTGGGGGCACGTCCACAATTTATAAAAGCAAGTTCAGTAAGCCGGGAAATAAAAAAACATTCAGAAATTGAGGAAATAATAGTACACACTGGGCAACATTATGATACTAATATGTCTGACATATTCTTTGAACAAATGCATATTCCTAAACCAAATTACTTCCTTGGAATTGGTGGAACCACTCACGGAGCGATGACGGGGCAGATGATTGAGCGTATTGAAGAAATTGTATTGAAAGAGAATCCAGATGTCATTATGGTATATGGGGATACAAACTCTACTTTAGCAGGAGCAATAGTCGCATCTAAATTGAACATCAAATTGGCACACGTTGAAGCGGGCTTGAGAAGCTTCAACATGAAAATGCCAGAAGAGGTGAATAGAATATTAACGGATAGAGTTAGCAATTACTTGTTTTGCCCTACCAATAAAGCCATTGAAAATTTACACGCCGAAAATTATCAAAATACCAATTGCAGTATTATAAAAAGTGGAGACGTAATGCTTGATGGAGCTTTGTTTTATAAAGAAATAGCAACCCAGCCAAATTTTGATGTTTCAGGAAATTTTGTACTCAGTACAATTCACAGAGCTGAAAACACAAATGATATCAGTAGATTAAGGAATATTATTGAATCTATGGATGCCATTGCTGAAGATACAAAAGTGATTTTACCTCTACATCCCAGAACAAAAAAAATCATCCAGGAATCCGGAATACCCGTAAAGAATATTACAATTGTTGAGCCGGTAGGATACTTGGATATGGTTTGGCTTTTGAAAAATTGTACTCTTGTAATGACAGATAGTGGTGGTCTTCAGAAAGAGGCTTACTTTTTTAGTAAACCATGTGTTACCTTAAGGGATGAAACAGAATGGGAGGAATTGGTTGACGTAGGAGCTAATATCTTAACAGGAACAGATAAAAATAAAATCCTTGATGCGTACCATATAAGTAAGAATAAGGAAATTGTATTTTTAGATACCCTATATGGGAAAGGAGATGCAAGCAGTATAATTATAAAAGAACTTTTAAAATGA